From a single Prosthecobacter algae genomic region:
- a CDS encoding MbnP family protein — protein MLELEIQPQWNDQGLKAAPAQKQTTPTVQRLDFLLSRLALQRADGSWLESADWFAFYSLDKGRLKAKTEGLPAGQFKAIRFEVGVPEAQDLADPHLLPADHPLNPDVCGLHWGWQGGYICMALEGRWLREDGELGGFSYHLAKAANSVKVEIPVEFQGGGPVTLQLTLDVAQILKGIDFSKDGSSTHSREGDPLLPRLRSNLARAFHLQSVRYDLYQTVTKSRTDKASLAPTSEGYPLAVTRRFPQVKLPADNPLTLQGVALGEKLFHDRRLSINSSQSCASCHSRGAAFSDPRQFSTGAEGQIGTRHAMPLFNLAWEQSFFWDGRAKSLREQVLAPIQDPHEMNETLERVVLKIADAKEDFAAAFGSTEITPERIAKALEQYLLTLVSQESRFDRTVRKVAQMTEEEKRGLQLFVTEFDPARGLRGADCFHCHGGTLFTDHQFKNNGLDLVPTDLGRMKVTGNPADRGKFKTPSLRNIAVTAPYMHDGRFATLEEVVEHYSSGVKRSETLDPNLAKHPDTGLQLTAEEKRALVAFLKTLTDEEFIAEPAKAKIARRP, from the coding sequence ATGCTGGAACTGGAAATTCAACCCCAGTGGAATGACCAAGGGTTGAAAGCTGCCCCAGCTCAAAAGCAGACCACCCCGACCGTGCAGAGGCTCGATTTCCTCCTTTCCCGTCTGGCCCTCCAGCGTGCAGACGGCAGTTGGCTGGAATCGGCAGACTGGTTTGCCTTTTACAGCCTGGATAAAGGACGTCTCAAAGCCAAGACAGAGGGGCTGCCTGCGGGGCAGTTTAAGGCCATCCGTTTTGAGGTGGGTGTGCCCGAGGCGCAAGATCTGGCAGATCCCCATCTGCTGCCTGCCGACCACCCCTTGAATCCAGATGTCTGCGGGCTGCACTGGGGCTGGCAGGGCGGCTATATCTGCATGGCCCTGGAAGGTCGTTGGCTGAGAGAAGACGGCGAACTCGGGGGCTTTTCCTATCATCTGGCCAAGGCTGCCAACTCAGTGAAAGTGGAGATCCCCGTGGAGTTCCAGGGAGGCGGTCCCGTGACCCTGCAACTGACGCTGGATGTGGCTCAAATTCTGAAGGGCATTGATTTCAGCAAGGATGGCAGCTCCACCCATTCCCGGGAGGGAGATCCCCTGCTGCCGCGGCTGAGGAGCAATCTTGCCCGCGCCTTCCATCTCCAATCGGTGCGTTATGACCTCTATCAGACCGTCACCAAAAGCAGGACTGACAAAGCCTCCCTGGCCCCCACGAGTGAAGGCTACCCACTGGCGGTGACCCGCCGCTTTCCCCAGGTGAAGCTGCCAGCGGACAATCCGCTAACTCTCCAGGGAGTGGCCCTGGGCGAAAAACTGTTCCATGACCGCCGCCTGTCCATCAACAGCAGCCAGTCCTGCGCGAGCTGCCACAGCCGAGGAGCTGCCTTCAGCGATCCTCGCCAGTTCAGCACCGGGGCGGAAGGTCAAATAGGCACACGCCATGCGATGCCACTTTTCAATCTGGCCTGGGAGCAGTCCTTCTTTTGGGACGGCCGGGCCAAGAGTCTTCGGGAGCAGGTGCTGGCCCCCATCCAGGATCCGCATGAAATGAATGAGACGCTGGAACGTGTGGTGCTCAAGATCGCGGATGCGAAAGAGGACTTTGCCGCCGCCTTTGGTAGCACCGAAATCACCCCGGAGCGCATTGCCAAAGCGTTGGAGCAATATTTGTTAACCCTGGTCTCCCAGGAATCCCGTTTTGACCGCACGGTGCGCAAGGTGGCGCAGATGACAGAGGAGGAAAAACGCGGCCTGCAGCTCTTCGTGACAGAGTTCGACCCTGCACGCGGCCTGCGCGGTGCAGATTGTTTTCACTGCCATGGCGGCACCCTTTTCACCGATCATCAGTTCAAGAACAACGGTCTCGACCTCGTCCCTACCGATCTGGGTCGGATGAAGGTGACCGGAAATCCGGCGGACCGAGGCAAGTTCAAAACACCGAGCCTGCGCAACATCGCGGTCACGGCCCCCTACATGCACGACGGCCGTTTTGCCACCCTGGAAGAAGTCGTGGAGCATTACAGCAGCGGCGTAAAGCGCAGCGAAACCCTGGACCCCAACCTGGCCAAGCATCCCGACACCGGCCTGCAACTGACAGCCGAAGAGAAGAGGGCCCTGGTGGCCTTCCTCAAAACACTCACCGATGAGGAGTTCATCGCCGAACCCGCCAAAGCCAAGATCGCCCGCCGACCATGA
- a CDS encoding lectin-like domain-containing protein, whose amino-acid sequence MMIFFRSIILLLLALGYPAFAADDHALSDLLSAEAQMLAPSFIVQTGPAPTPAQRNQVGVWSPVINWTPHIPVTAATLPDGRLLTFSSNQRTTFPVGAEFTYAAVWNPATGVFTEINNNRHDMFCGGTVLLPDGRLVVNGGRNTTRLTSVFDWRTSQWAVMPNMNDGRWYNTSVALTDGSIFTVTGDGGTNTAERWTAANNWTRLSGINWATVVSQPGYVTRWHPLMVVAPDGRLFHGGPTRQMNWVTTAGTGSLTYSGVNVPGTHFPKEGCFAMYGEGRILVAGGSLNTNSNPSDSSTGTSTNLAFTIDIRSGTPVVAATSPMKYVRQFANSVILPNGEVMVMGGNSSGLKFNDTGSILSPEIWNPTTGQWREVTDMSVPRNYHSLALLLPDGRVWSGGGGLSGNSADHRDAQLYTPPMLFKADGSAAVRPVIQQAPSYVGTGMTFTVQATPGITKFSFIKMSSQTHSMNTDLRYLSLPFTETSPGLYSVTSHANLNVMTPGYWMLFGIGADGAYSESKVIQVDPATAVSISNPGSQFSAMNAATVLALYGMAPGNGTLSFSASSLPPGMVIQSSTGIISGTPSTTGTYTSRVTVTDGITSASAEFTWTITPANVSHDFATFSGSNSSLQLNGSASINGGILQLTPNGANLAGAAFLKTPVPVSGGTSFNTRFVFRMNGAGDGADGMTFVLQNDRLETTGSAGGGLGYEGLIESLAIELDTYAGGSDPNANHIGVLTNGIVSPHLTTYTAPFDLENGASHTLWAEYDGTTNTLRVYLAQGVVTTRPATPVMTTTGLDLTSLLGASAWVGFTGATGGSTNTHEVLAWSFFSNAFALPTAPVITSPGPQSGVMSIAVTRPVMATDINQDVLTFSATGLPPGLTISPTTGIISGTPTAAGSYTPTVTVTDGNTAPASTSFSWGVNSTLVLQPLTTTAVITGVSVNFIAQSNGGANPRYRWDFGDGSPVTDYSTATLALHPYAAPGRYLVTLTATDDTGVVATTTVNQVIHAPLTAKKPTNSTSIAFEDRAAGNDRIWVVNPDSDSVTVLDAVTRTKLAETTVGTAPRSVAIAPDGRAWVVNAESATLSILNSSTFAIASTVSLPRGSRPFGLAFDPNGTAAFVALENSGQVLKLNPQTAATVSVQEVGLHVRHLSVSTNGGRIYASRFITPPLPGENTATPDTAGKGGEVVVLNAATLAIEKTIILQHSEAEDTPTSARGLPNYLGAMALSPDGLYGWVPSKQDNIRRGTLRNGVGLNHDQTLRAIASRVNLTAQAEDYAGRVDFDNAGMPSAAAFDPWGGYLFVALESSRSVAVVDAWSQQELMRFSTGRAPQGLAVSPDGRTLYVQNFMDRSVTIHDISGILGGSAQLPPAPVTVGTVNTERLSPQVLTGKQLFYDALDSRVALQEYISCAGCHNDGGHDGRTWDLTGFGEGLRNTITLKGHGSQGALHWSGNFDEVQDFEGQIRNLAGGTGLMSDAQFHAGTRNQPLGDAKAGISSDLDALAAYVQSLTAESRSPHRNSDGSLTAQAVEGEKTFRQMNCAGCHSGSAFTNSALNIFSNVGTIKPASGKRLNGALTGFDVPTLRGLWATGPYLHDGSASTLTAAVRAHSGVTLSDADAAKLTAYLLQIDEAPAAAPLPVTVTLSSTAAPAVNAPFTVTATFSHAVSGFTLTDITCTGATATALTGSGSSYSFTLTPTADVSVSLAANVAQDSSGLGNLSSTALTRSYQSPAPVLVGQDIGSLQLAGSTSLDAETGTYTLTASGQDIFFNEDGFHFTKVLLDGDGEIRARVRSFDNTNAWAKAGVMIRENLTAGSRHATMFITPPAANNGFGLVARTTANAATAYAQGPALNPVPNNWVRIVRAGNVLTGYASADGTAWTQVSTATLTGLPSQVFIGLAVTSGQINQTTSAVFDRVQITGAQSVQAPAVTLSAASTLETGPFTVQVQFTQPVTGLALSDFVVGLATVSNLSGSGASYSLTVTPTAPGNVTLSLPAATVINAGAIGNTASNNLNVTYAPPVAVTLQGQDVGSVEVTGSTSFDAGQYTLQAAGEDIFFAQDGFQYALTQLTGDGEIRARVTSQTLLNAWAKAGVMFRENLTGGARHVMMFTTPTGSGNGFGSVWRPTANGATSYAAGPALNPSPNNWVRLVRVGNTLTAYASANGTAWTQVNTTTLSGLPSSLYVGLALTSGARTQLGTATFDNVQIVGSQSAVAPAVTLTSPSSLETGSFTLQAQFTQSVTGLALADFVVTNGTASNLIGSGTQYSVTITPTAEGNVTISLPAGAAQNSSAIASSTSNTLIVSYIPPATISLQGQDIGNVAVAGSTDYEASTGTYTLKGAGQDIFFTQDGFQYAAVRLVGDGEIRARVTSQSNQNPWGKAGVMFRESLTPGSRHALMFTTPTGAGNGFGFVWRSGVNAAASYAGGPALNPAPNNWVRLARLGDTFTAYASANGTSWTPVSVVTLEGMPSTLHVGLAVTSSSPAALSTAVFDQVQIVGTQAVAGGSGSTPGTPDSAPGSSNAKDRDFDGDDVNDLIEYAFNSDHQYDAGWWLTTTPEGRVDAHLIRPRIVTDVTFKLESSTNLRDWQPLMMAPIATDLGTDEEQLTWAGISHVTGQSAQRGMVRLRVTHSSGITAASTPQCWQQMDLIPGSQTIGVSWVNAPLYAGFVGDLASASSLNVQGQILPVYPAHTPCYLEVRDGAHAGHRYDILSITGQTLSLDLTSANSTLKSLPTDLAGARVVVRPHVTLGQVFPKTLLKGAYGSIQADQVLTFEQMEWKKYWLELSSNRHEWRPTGDSSQPSADDLIIPPGTGVMVKIAAQASTYTLTGHVRTGAFVRILDQTHNLLALPWPVDSTPQQLQFAATHGFTAGKNSSVSDQLQLWAGDHSPGAASYTVYWLRQANTLGAWTPRSDASAPDVSNSLLLPAHRSFFLKIVPRSGESEWKMPLVNP is encoded by the coding sequence ATGATGATTTTTTTCCGTTCTATCATCCTTCTGCTGCTGGCTCTTGGATACCCAGCCTTTGCCGCAGATGATCATGCCCTGTCAGACCTGCTTTCCGCCGAGGCGCAGATGCTGGCCCCCTCATTCATCGTGCAGACAGGCCCTGCCCCGACACCGGCCCAGCGGAACCAGGTGGGCGTGTGGTCGCCTGTCATCAACTGGACACCCCATATCCCGGTCACAGCGGCAACGCTGCCGGACGGACGGCTGCTGACCTTTTCCTCCAACCAACGCACCACCTTTCCGGTGGGGGCTGAGTTTACCTATGCGGCGGTGTGGAATCCGGCGACAGGGGTGTTCACCGAGATCAACAACAACCGTCACGACATGTTCTGCGGGGGCACCGTGCTGCTGCCGGACGGACGGCTGGTGGTCAATGGCGGGCGCAACACCACGCGGCTGACGAGCGTCTTTGACTGGCGCACCAGCCAGTGGGCGGTGATGCCCAACATGAACGATGGCCGCTGGTACAACACCAGTGTGGCGCTCACCGATGGCAGCATCTTCACCGTCACGGGCGATGGTGGCACCAATACGGCAGAACGCTGGACCGCCGCCAACAACTGGACACGGCTGAGCGGTATCAACTGGGCCACCGTGGTCAGCCAGCCAGGCTATGTGACACGCTGGCACCCGCTGATGGTCGTGGCCCCGGACGGCCGTCTTTTCCATGGCGGCCCCACACGCCAGATGAACTGGGTGACCACCGCCGGAACTGGCAGCCTAACCTACAGTGGTGTCAATGTTCCCGGCACCCATTTCCCAAAGGAGGGCTGCTTTGCCATGTATGGTGAGGGGCGAATCCTGGTGGCCGGCGGCTCGCTCAACACCAATTCCAACCCCAGCGACAGCTCCACCGGGACAAGCACCAACCTAGCCTTCACCATCGACATCCGCAGCGGCACGCCGGTGGTCGCAGCGACTTCCCCGATGAAGTATGTGCGCCAGTTTGCCAACTCCGTCATCCTGCCCAATGGCGAGGTGATGGTGATGGGCGGAAACTCCTCCGGCCTGAAGTTCAATGACACGGGCAGCATCCTGTCCCCCGAAATCTGGAATCCCACCACGGGTCAGTGGCGGGAGGTGACGGACATGAGCGTCCCGCGCAACTATCATTCCCTGGCCTTGCTGCTGCCAGACGGCCGCGTGTGGTCCGGCGGCGGCGGCCTCTCCGGCAACAGTGCCGACCATCGTGACGCCCAGCTCTACACGCCCCCGATGCTGTTCAAGGCCGATGGCAGCGCCGCCGTGCGGCCCGTGATCCAGCAGGCTCCTTCATATGTGGGCACAGGCATGACCTTCACAGTGCAGGCCACACCAGGAATCACCAAGTTCAGCTTCATCAAAATGTCCTCGCAGACGCACTCGATGAACACCGATCTGCGCTACTTGAGCCTGCCCTTCACCGAGACTTCTCCCGGCCTCTATTCCGTCACCTCCCATGCCAACCTGAACGTGATGACCCCAGGCTACTGGATGCTCTTCGGCATTGGCGCAGACGGTGCTTACTCAGAGTCCAAAGTGATCCAGGTGGATCCTGCGACGGCGGTTTCCATCAGCAATCCCGGCAGTCAATTCAGCGCGATGAATGCCGCCACCGTCCTCGCCCTCTATGGCATGGCCCCAGGCAATGGCACCCTGAGCTTCAGCGCCAGTTCCCTGCCCCCTGGCATGGTCATCCAAAGCAGCACGGGCATCATCAGCGGCACGCCTTCGACCACGGGGACCTACACCTCACGGGTGACCGTGACGGACGGCATCACCAGTGCCAGCGCCGAGTTCACCTGGACAATCACTCCGGCCAATGTGAGCCATGACTTTGCCACCTTCAGTGGCAGCAACAGCAGCCTGCAGCTCAATGGCAGTGCCAGCATCAATGGAGGCATCCTGCAATTAACCCCCAATGGAGCCAACCTAGCAGGGGCGGCCTTTTTGAAAACACCGGTGCCGGTATCTGGCGGCACCTCGTTCAACACCCGTTTTGTTTTCCGGATGAACGGCGCAGGCGATGGAGCTGACGGCATGACCTTTGTGCTTCAAAATGATCGGCTCGAGACCACCGGAAGCGCGGGCGGTGGCCTGGGCTACGAAGGCCTGATCGAAAGCCTGGCCATCGAGCTGGACACGTACGCGGGCGGCTCCGACCCCAACGCCAACCACATTGGCGTGCTGACCAATGGCATCGTCTCCCCACACCTCACCACCTACACGGCCCCTTTTGATCTGGAAAACGGAGCCAGCCACACCCTGTGGGCAGAGTATGACGGCACCACCAATACGCTGCGTGTTTACCTGGCCCAGGGAGTCGTCACCACACGCCCGGCAACCCCGGTGATGACCACCACCGGGCTGGATCTGACCTCTCTGCTGGGAGCCAGCGCTTGGGTCGGTTTCACCGGCGCCACGGGAGGCAGCACCAATACTCATGAGGTGCTGGCCTGGAGCTTTTTCAGCAATGCCTTTGCCCTGCCTACAGCCCCCGTCATCACCAGTCCCGGCCCGCAGAGCGGGGTGATGAGCATCGCGGTGACTCGGCCCGTCATGGCCACGGACATCAACCAGGATGTGCTCACTTTCAGCGCCACAGGTTTGCCCCCCGGTCTAACCATCAGTCCAACCACAGGCATCATCAGCGGCACCCCGACCGCCGCAGGCAGCTACACGCCCACAGTGACGGTGACCGATGGCAATACCGCCCCGGCCAGCACCAGCTTCTCCTGGGGGGTGAATAGCACCCTGGTGCTGCAACCGCTGACCACGACCGCCGTGATCACAGGAGTGAGCGTCAATTTCATCGCCCAGAGCAATGGTGGAGCCAATCCACGCTACCGCTGGGATTTTGGCGACGGCAGTCCGGTGACAGACTACAGCACGGCGACCCTGGCCCTGCACCCATACGCCGCACCTGGCCGCTATCTGGTGACATTGACAGCCACGGACGACACAGGTGTGGTGGCCACAACCACCGTGAACCAAGTGATCCACGCGCCGCTGACGGCGAAAAAACCCACCAATTCCACCAGCATTGCCTTTGAAGACCGTGCCGCTGGCAACGACCGCATTTGGGTGGTGAATCCTGACAGCGACAGCGTGACGGTGCTGGATGCCGTGACACGGACCAAGCTGGCTGAAACCACCGTGGGCACCGCCCCGCGCAGTGTGGCCATAGCTCCCGATGGCCGCGCCTGGGTGGTGAATGCGGAGAGCGCCACGCTCTCCATCCTCAACAGCAGCACCTTTGCCATCGCCTCCACGGTGAGCCTGCCACGCGGCTCGCGCCCGTTCGGCCTGGCTTTTGATCCGAACGGCACTGCCGCCTTTGTGGCTCTGGAAAACTCCGGTCAGGTGCTCAAACTGAATCCGCAGACGGCGGCCACCGTGAGCGTGCAGGAGGTGGGCCTGCATGTGCGCCACCTTTCAGTCAGTACCAATGGCGGGCGCATTTATGCCAGCCGTTTCATCACACCGCCGCTGCCCGGAGAGAACACCGCCACCCCGGACACGGCGGGCAAAGGAGGTGAAGTGGTGGTGCTGAATGCCGCCACCCTGGCCATCGAAAAAACCATTATCTTGCAGCACAGCGAGGCGGAAGACACCCCCACATCGGCCCGCGGCCTGCCTAACTATTTGGGGGCCATGGCCCTCTCCCCCGATGGCCTTTACGGCTGGGTCCCCTCCAAGCAGGACAACATCCGGCGCGGCACTCTCCGCAACGGCGTGGGGCTGAACCATGACCAGACGCTGCGTGCGATCGCCAGCCGAGTCAATCTGACGGCACAGGCCGAGGACTATGCGGGGCGGGTGGACTTTGACAATGCCGGCATGCCCAGCGCGGCGGCATTTGATCCCTGGGGAGGCTACCTCTTTGTGGCGCTGGAAAGCAGCCGCTCAGTCGCAGTTGTGGATGCCTGGTCCCAGCAGGAGTTGATGCGATTCAGCACTGGCCGTGCGCCGCAGGGGCTGGCTGTTTCGCCAGATGGCCGCACCCTGTATGTGCAGAATTTCATGGACCGCAGTGTCACCATTCATGACATCAGCGGCATTCTGGGCGGCAGTGCGCAATTGCCGCCTGCACCCGTCACCGTGGGCACCGTCAATACCGAAAGGCTTTCCCCTCAGGTGCTGACGGGCAAGCAGCTCTTCTATGATGCGCTCGACAGTCGGGTGGCCCTGCAGGAATACATTTCCTGCGCCGGCTGCCACAACGATGGAGGTCACGATGGCCGCACCTGGGACCTCACAGGCTTTGGCGAAGGGCTGCGCAATACCATCACACTGAAGGGTCATGGCAGCCAGGGTGCGCTGCACTGGTCTGGCAATTTCGACGAGGTGCAGGACTTTGAAGGCCAGATCCGGAATCTGGCAGGAGGCACCGGCTTGATGAGCGATGCGCAGTTCCACGCAGGCACGCGCAATCAGCCGTTAGGCGATGCCAAAGCAGGTATCAGCAGTGATCTGGATGCCCTCGCAGCCTATGTCCAATCCCTGACCGCCGAATCCCGCAGCCCGCACCGCAACAGCGACGGCAGCCTCACGGCCCAGGCAGTGGAAGGTGAAAAAACCTTCCGCCAGATGAACTGCGCAGGCTGCCACAGCGGCAGTGCATTCACCAACAGCGCCCTGAACATTTTCAGCAACGTCGGAACGATCAAGCCAGCCAGCGGCAAGCGCCTGAACGGTGCGCTCACCGGTTTTGATGTCCCGACACTGCGCGGCCTGTGGGCGACAGGCCCCTACCTGCATGACGGCTCTGCCAGCACACTGACGGCTGCCGTCCGTGCTCACAGCGGAGTCACCCTGAGTGATGCGGATGCAGCCAAACTCACGGCCTATCTGCTGCAGATCGATGAGGCTCCCGCAGCCGCCCCTCTGCCCGTGACCGTCACACTCAGCAGCACCGCAGCACCGGCTGTGAATGCACCCTTCACCGTCACGGCCACCTTCAGCCACGCGGTTTCCGGCTTCACCCTCACGGACATCACCTGCACAGGTGCCACCGCAACGGCCCTGACCGGCAGCGGCAGCAGCTACAGCTTTACGCTGACACCGACGGCGGATGTGAGCGTGAGTCTGGCGGCCAATGTGGCGCAGGATTCCAGCGGCCTCGGAAACCTGAGTTCCACAGCTCTGACGCGCAGCTACCAGTCCCCTGCCCCCGTGCTGGTGGGCCAGGACATCGGCAGCCTGCAACTGGCCGGATCGACCTCGCTGGATGCGGAGACAGGCACCTACACCCTGACGGCCTCGGGCCAGGACATCTTCTTCAATGAAGACGGCTTTCATTTCACCAAGGTCCTGCTGGACGGAGATGGCGAGATCCGCGCCCGGGTGCGCAGCTTTGACAATACCAATGCCTGGGCGAAAGCGGGCGTGATGATCCGTGAAAATCTCACGGCGGGCTCGCGCCATGCCACGATGTTTATCACCCCTCCTGCGGCGAACAACGGCTTCGGCCTCGTCGCACGCACCACTGCGAATGCGGCGACGGCCTATGCCCAAGGCCCTGCTCTGAATCCTGTGCCTAACAACTGGGTGCGCATCGTGCGGGCGGGAAATGTGCTGACGGGTTACGCCTCAGCCGACGGAACTGCCTGGACCCAGGTAAGCACCGCCACTCTCACGGGGCTGCCTTCCCAGGTTTTTATCGGTCTGGCCGTCACCTCCGGCCAAATCAATCAAACGACCTCAGCGGTGTTTGACCGCGTTCAAATCACCGGTGCCCAGAGCGTGCAGGCACCGGCCGTCACCCTGAGTGCGGCATCCACCTTGGAGACAGGACCATTCACCGTGCAGGTGCAGTTTACCCAACCGGTCACCGGGCTGGCCCTATCCGATTTTGTGGTGGGTCTCGCGACGGTCTCCAACCTTTCCGGCAGCGGTGCAAGCTACAGCCTGACTGTGACCCCCACAGCACCGGGCAACGTGACACTGAGCCTGCCTGCGGCCACGGTGATCAATGCCGGAGCCATTGGCAACACCGCCTCCAACAACCTCAACGTCACTTACGCGCCACCCGTGGCCGTGACTCTTCAGGGGCAGGATGTCGGTTCAGTGGAAGTGACGGGATCTACCTCTTTCGATGCTGGCCAATACACCCTGCAGGCAGCCGGGGAAGACATCTTCTTCGCTCAGGATGGCTTCCAATATGCCCTGACACAGCTCACGGGCGATGGCGAAATCCGCGCCCGCGTGACCAGCCAAACTCTCCTGAATGCCTGGGCCAAAGCAGGTGTCATGTTCCGTGAAAACCTGACAGGCGGCGCGCGGCACGTCATGATGTTCACCACGCCCACGGGCTCCGGAAATGGCTTTGGCAGCGTCTGGCGTCCGACGGCCAACGGGGCCACCAGCTATGCCGCAGGCCCTGCCCTGAACCCATCCCCCAACAACTGGGTGAGGCTGGTCCGGGTGGGCAATACGCTGACGGCCTACGCCTCGGCAAATGGCACCGCCTGGACGCAGGTGAACACCACCACTTTGAGCGGGCTGCCATCCTCCCTTTATGTGGGGCTGGCCCTCACCTCCGGCGCACGCACCCAGCTCGGCACCGCCACTTTCGACAATGTACAGATCGTGGGTTCGCAAAGCGCCGTGGCACCCGCGGTGACATTGACTTCACCCTCGTCCCTCGAGACAGGTTCCTTTACCCTGCAGGCACAGTTTACGCAAAGTGTCACCGGGCTGGCTTTAGCGGACTTCGTGGTGACCAATGGCACGGCGTCCAACCTCATTGGCAGCGGCACGCAATACAGTGTGACCATCACTCCAACCGCCGAGGGAAATGTCACCATCTCCCTGCCTGCGGGAGCCGCGCAAAACAGCAGCGCAATCGCCAGCAGCACCTCAAACACACTCATTGTTAGCTACATCCCACCGGCGACCATCAGCCTCCAGGGCCAGGACATCGGGAATGTGGCAGTTGCAGGCTCAACCGACTATGAGGCCAGCACCGGCACCTACACTCTGAAAGGGGCGGGCCAGGACATCTTCTTCACCCAGGACGGCTTCCAGTATGCGGCAGTCCGGCTGGTGGGAGATGGCGAAATTCGAGCCCGTGTGACCAGCCAGAGCAATCAAAATCCCTGGGGCAAGGCGGGCGTGATGTTTCGCGAATCCCTAACTCCAGGCTCCCGCCATGCCCTGATGTTCACCACGCCGACCGGTGCTGGCAACGGCTTTGGTTTTGTCTGGCGGTCCGGTGTCAATGCGGCGGCGAGTTATGCCGGCGGCCCGGCCCTGAATCCTGCGCCTAACAACTGGGTGCGACTGGCGCGGCTCGGCGATACCTTCACCGCCTATGCCTCGGCCAATGGGACGAGCTGGACACCCGTGAGCGTGGTGACCCTGGAAGGGATGCCATCCACCCTGCATGTCGGCTTGGCGGTCACCTCATCCAGCCCGGCGGCACTTTCCACGGCGGTATTTGACCAGGTCCAGATCGTCGGCACACAGGCAGTCGCAGGCGGCAGTGGCAGCACGCCCGGGACACCTGATTCCGCTCCAGGATCTTCGAATGCGAAGGACCGTGATTTCGATGGAGATGATGTCAATGACCTCATCGAATACGCCTTTAACAGCGATCACCAATACGATGCCGGCTGGTGGCTGACGACCACACCTGAAGGACGTGTGGATGCCCACCTCATCCGCCCACGCATTGTGACCGATGTCACCTTCAAGCTGGAGAGCAGCACGAATTTGCGGGACTGGCAGCCTCTGATGATGGCACCGATCGCTACTGATCTGGGTACCGATGAAGAGCAGCTCACCTGGGCAGGCATCAGCCATGTCACAGGCCAGTCTGCCCAGCGCGGCATGGTCCGCCTGCGGGTCACCCACAGCAGCGGCATCACCGCAGCCAGCACGCCGCAGTGCTGGCAGCAGATGGACCTGATCCCAGGTTCCCAGACCATCGGCGTAAGCTGGGTCAATGCCCCCCTGTATGCCGGGTTTGTCGGGGACCTTGCATCGGCCAGCTCGCTGAATGTCCAGGGCCAGATCCTGCCCGTCTATCCTGCCCATACGCCGTGCTACCTGGAAGTGCGCGACGGCGCCCATGCGGGACATCGTTATGACATCCTCAGCATCACGGGGCAGACCCTTTCCCTGGACCTCACCTCTGCCAATTCCACCCTGAAAAGTCTGCCCACCGACCTGGCGGGAGCCCGCGTGGTGGTGCGGCCGCATGTGACCCTTGGCCAAGTGTTTCCCAAGACGCTGCTGAAAGGTGCCTATGGATCCATCCAAGCAGACCAGGTACTGACCTTTGAGCAAATGGAATGGAAAAAGTACTGGCTGGAGCTTTCCTCCAACCGGCATGAATGGAGGCCGACCGGCGACAGCAGCCAGCCTTCTGCCGATGACCTGATCATTCCTCCAGGCACCGGGGTGATGGTCAAGATCGCCGCCCAGGCCAGCACCTACACGCTGACTGGTCATGTGCGCACAGGCGCGTTTGTGCGGATCCTGGATCAAACGCACAATCTTCTGGCCCTACCCTGGCCGGTGGACTCGACCCCGCAGCAATTGCAGTTCGCCGCTACGCATGGCTTCACGGCCGGCAAAAACAGCTCCGTGTCCGACCAGTTGCAACTCTGGGCAGGCGACCACTCGCCTGGGGCCGCCTCCTACACCGTTTATTGGCTGCGCCAAGCCAATACCCTGGGGGCCTGGACGCCCCGAAGCGATGCCTCGGCCCCGGACGTCAGCAACAGCCTGCTGCTGCCCGCCCATCGCTCCTTCTTCCTGAAGATCGTGCCCCGGTCAGGTGAATCGGAATGGAAGATGCCGCTCGTGAATCCTTGA